One window of Halopseudomonas maritima genomic DNA carries:
- the relA gene encoding GTP diphosphokinase, whose amino-acid sequence MVQVRAAHPTNQDGSVNVDAWIARIGERTQLVDPQILHEACEWAQELEQAAIDAENIWADGASSYRTGLEMAEILADLKLDQDSLVAAVVYRAVRERKTDLTEVERRFGPAVTHLVDGVQRMAAISVSQNPGNTASFSPQAQVENLRKMLVTLVDDVRVALIKLAERTCAIRAVKDAPEEKRYRVAREVFDIYAPLAHRLGIGHIKWELEDLSFRYLEPTQYKQIAKLLDERRLDRQQYIDAVMAQLRKSLEEASIYADITGRAKHIYSIWRKMQRKGIDFSQVYDVRAVRILVPQVRDCYTALGVVHSLWRHIPNEFDDYVANPKENGYRSLHTAVIGPEGKVLEVQIRTQSMHEEAELGVCAHWRYKGTDLDSNSNAYEDKIAWLRQVLEWHEEMGDIGGLAEQLRVDFEPDRIYLFTPDGHVLDMAKGATPLDFAYRVHTEIGHSCRGAKVNGRIVPLNYVLQTGEQVEIITGKQSGPSRDWLNPNLGYLNTSRARAKVQHWFKEQAREQNAQAGKLMVERELTRMALNGADYAQLIDRLGLKSQEDLFVAVGSGDMRLAHVVNVAQQLVEPDRHSEQLELIPKKPSRNVGRRGDVYIQGVGNLMTQLAGCCQPVPGDPIIGYITLGRGVTVHRADCANAMQLQDRDSERLIEVSWGGAPVQTYPVEIYIKAYDRSGLLRDVSLLLANEKINVLEVSTRTNKDDNYAAMLLTIEIPSLNLLSRLLTRISQLPNIIEARRNRQEHRG is encoded by the coding sequence ATGGTACAGGTCAGAGCAGCACACCCGACCAATCAGGATGGCAGCGTCAATGTCGACGCATGGATAGCACGGATCGGGGAGCGCACGCAGCTTGTCGATCCGCAGATTCTGCACGAAGCCTGTGAGTGGGCCCAGGAGCTTGAGCAGGCGGCCATTGATGCGGAGAACATCTGGGCTGACGGCGCGAGCAGCTACCGCACGGGCCTTGAAATGGCCGAGATTCTGGCTGATCTCAAACTCGATCAGGACTCGCTGGTCGCCGCCGTAGTCTATCGCGCGGTGCGTGAGCGCAAGACCGATCTGACCGAGGTGGAGCGCCGCTTTGGTCCGGCGGTTACGCACCTGGTGGACGGCGTGCAGCGCATGGCCGCCATCAGCGTGTCGCAGAACCCCGGTAATACCGCCAGTTTCAGCCCCCAGGCGCAGGTCGAGAACCTGCGCAAGATGCTGGTGACGCTGGTGGACGACGTGCGTGTGGCCCTGATCAAGCTGGCTGAGCGCACCTGCGCCATCCGTGCGGTCAAGGACGCGCCGGAGGAGAAGCGTTATCGCGTTGCCCGCGAGGTATTCGATATCTACGCACCGCTGGCCCACCGTCTTGGCATTGGTCACATCAAGTGGGAGCTGGAAGACCTCTCCTTCCGTTATCTGGAACCGACCCAGTACAAGCAGATCGCCAAGCTGCTCGATGAGCGGCGTCTTGATCGGCAGCAGTATATCGATGCCGTGATGGCCCAGTTGCGCAAGTCCCTGGAGGAGGCGTCCATCTACGCCGACATCACTGGCCGGGCAAAACACATCTACTCGATCTGGCGCAAGATGCAGCGCAAGGGCATCGACTTCAGCCAGGTTTATGATGTGCGCGCGGTGCGTATCCTGGTGCCGCAGGTGCGCGACTGTTACACCGCGCTTGGTGTAGTACACAGCCTTTGGCGGCATATTCCCAACGAGTTTGATGATTATGTCGCCAACCCCAAGGAAAACGGCTATCGCTCCTTGCACACCGCAGTGATCGGTCCTGAGGGCAAGGTGCTTGAGGTGCAGATTCGCACCCAGAGCATGCACGAAGAGGCTGAGTTGGGTGTCTGCGCGCACTGGCGCTACAAGGGCACCGATCTGGACAGCAACTCCAACGCCTACGAAGACAAGATCGCCTGGCTGCGCCAGGTGCTCGAGTGGCACGAGGAAATGGGTGATATCGGTGGTCTGGCTGAGCAGCTGCGCGTCGACTTCGAGCCAGATCGCATTTACCTGTTTACCCCGGACGGTCACGTGCTCGACATGGCCAAGGGCGCTACGCCGCTGGACTTTGCCTACCGGGTTCATACTGAAATTGGCCATAGCTGCCGGGGCGCCAAGGTCAACGGCCGCATCGTGCCGCTCAACTATGTGCTGCAGACCGGCGAGCAGGTCGAGATCATCACCGGCAAGCAGAGTGGTCCGAGCCGCGACTGGCTGAACCCCAATCTCGGCTATCTGAACACCTCGCGGGCGCGCGCCAAGGTGCAGCACTGGTTCAAGGAGCAGGCGCGTGAACAGAACGCCCAGGCCGGCAAGCTGATGGTCGAGCGTGAGCTGACACGTATGGCACTCAATGGCGCCGACTACGCTCAGCTGATTGATCGCCTGGGGCTCAAGAGTCAGGAAGACCTGTTTGTTGCCGTTGGTTCGGGCGACATGCGTCTGGCGCATGTGGTCAACGTGGCGCAGCAGCTGGTCGAGCCGGATCGGCACAGTGAGCAGCTGGAGCTGATTCCCAAGAAGCCCAGCCGCAATGTGGGCCGCCGCGGCGATGTCTACATCCAGGGCGTGGGCAACCTGATGACCCAGCTGGCGGGCTGCTGCCAGCCGGTGCCGGGTGACCCGATCATCGGCTACATCACCCTGGGCCGCGGCGTTACCGTGCACCGCGCCGATTGTGCCAACGCGATGCAACTGCAGGACCGCGACTCCGAGCGCCTGATCGAGGTTAGCTGGGGTGGGGCGCCGGTGCAGACCTATCCGGTGGAGATCTACATCAAGGCTTATGACCGCTCCGGTCTGCTGCGCGATGTCTCGCTGTTGCTGGCTAACGAGAAGATCAACGTGCTGGAGGTCAGCACGCGTACCAACAAGGACGACAACTATGCGGCGATGCTGCTGACCATCGAGATTCCGAGTCTCAACCTGCTCAGCCGCCTGCTGACGCGCATCAGCCAGCTGCCCAACATTATCGAGGCGCGCCGCAACCGTCAGGAACACCGCGGATGA
- the mazG gene encoding nucleoside triphosphate pyrophosphohydrolase, which yields MSYQLDDLLYLMQRLRDPQHGCPWDLQQDYASIVPHTLEEAYEVADAIEQGDFDQLSGELGDLLFQVVYYAQLAREEGRFGWAEVVDAITRKLVRRHPHVFPDGNLHTPPGSQTLAPDQVKRRWEQIKAEERAEKAARPEQLSLLDDVPGALPALSRAQKLQKRAASAGFDWPEAAPVVDKISEELDEVREALAAGDSAAVAEEMGDLLFCVVNLARHLGVDAENALRHGNAKFERRFRFIEAQLREQGATVSERPLDELDALWDKAKQQGL from the coding sequence ATGAGCTATCAGCTGGACGACCTGCTTTATCTGATGCAGCGCTTGCGTGACCCGCAGCATGGCTGTCCCTGGGACTTGCAGCAGGATTACGCGAGTATCGTGCCGCATACCTTGGAGGAAGCCTACGAGGTTGCCGATGCCATTGAGCAGGGCGACTTTGACCAGCTCAGCGGTGAGTTGGGCGACTTGTTGTTTCAGGTCGTTTATTACGCGCAGCTGGCCCGCGAGGAAGGGCGCTTTGGCTGGGCCGAGGTGGTTGACGCTATCACCCGCAAGCTAGTGCGCCGTCACCCGCACGTGTTCCCTGACGGCAACCTGCATACGCCACCGGGTAGCCAGACTCTGGCGCCGGACCAGGTCAAGCGCCGCTGGGAGCAAATCAAGGCCGAGGAGCGGGCAGAGAAAGCGGCCCGCCCCGAACAGCTATCGCTGCTGGATGACGTGCCGGGGGCATTGCCGGCGCTGAGCCGTGCGCAAAAACTGCAGAAGCGCGCTGCCTCGGCTGGTTTTGACTGGCCGGAGGCGGCTCCGGTGGTCGACAAGATCAGTGAGGAGCTGGATGAAGTGCGCGAGGCGTTGGCTGCTGGTGATAGCGCCGCCGTCGCTGAGGAAATGGGTGATCTGCTGTTCTGCGTGGTCAATCTGGCCCGTCACCTTGGGGTGGACGCCGAAAACGCCTTGCGTCACGGCAATGCCAAATTCGAGCGGCGTTTCCGCTTCATCGAAGCGCAGTTAAGAGAGCAGGGCGCGACCGTCTCCGAACGCCCCCTGGATGAACTCGACGCCCTGTGGGACAAGGCCAAGCAGCAAGGTCTATGA
- a CDS encoding pilin assembly protein encodes MKIRELTQAWEDTAKGRVTRDSYAVHLPLEDAARLQALHEMYPKRQIEDLITDLLGAALEELEASLPYRAGKEVIAVDEMGDPLYKDEGPTPRYLELSRKHLQELVERQQETQH; translated from the coding sequence ATGAAGATCCGTGAACTCACCCAAGCCTGGGAAGACACTGCCAAAGGCCGCGTAACCCGTGACAGCTACGCGGTACATCTGCCACTGGAAGATGCTGCGCGTCTGCAAGCGCTGCACGAGATGTATCCAAAACGCCAGATTGAAGACCTGATCACCGACCTGCTCGGCGCGGCACTTGAGGAGCTGGAAGCCAGCCTGCCCTACCGAGCTGGCAAGGAGGTCATCGCGGTCGATGAGATGGGCGACCCGCTGTACAAAGATGAAGGCCCCACTCCGCGCTATCTGGAGCTGAGCCGCAAGCATCTGCAGGAGCTGGTCGAGCGTCAGCAGGAAACCCAACACTGA
- the ppc gene encoding phosphoenolpyruvate carboxylase, which produces MTDIDARLREDVHNLGTLLGQTIQAHLGDDFLQRIERIRLGAKQGRKADQAANEALLDALQDLPDSQLLPVCRAFNQFLNLANIAEQHHRIRRRRADEPQAFELRCVNELLQRLKAENFSADDIVQQVNGLDIELVLTAHPTEVTRRTLIQKYDAIADALARGDHDDLTATEREDVRQDLARLISEAWHTDEIRRSRPTPVDEAKWGFAVIEHSLWQALPQFLRRLDADVHGATGQHLDLRAAPVRIASWMGGDRDGNPNVTAPVTREVLLLGRWMAADLYLRDIEALGNQLSMHAASDALLAQAGAVDEPYRAVLKQLRTRLQVTRDWAEQSLANDVAMPAQVLRELDDLRGPLELCYQSLLAFGLKRIANGPLLDTLRRVNAFGLGLVRLDIRQDAARHAQVFSELTEHLQLGDYAEWDEDARCRFLLDELHSRRPLLPPNWQPSADVAEVLATCRVVASQPQELLGSYVISMASHPSDVLAVKLLLKETGVSWPMRVAPLFETLSDLDNAADAIDRLLSLEQYRALVGDEQEVMIGYSDSAKDAGTLAAGWAQYRAQEALVGACQRHGVHLRLFHGRGGTVGRGGAPAHMAILSQPPGSVRGQLRVTEQGEMIRFKFGLPGIAIQSLLLYTSAVLEASLLPPPAPEPAWRELMQQLADRSVEVYRAVVRGEPQFVEYFRQATPEQELGRLPLGSRPAKRRSQGGIESLRAIPWIFAWTQTRLMLPAWLGAGQALREALDAGKQAQLRQMMDAWPFFLARVEMLEMVLSKADVDIARFYEQRLASADLWPLGERLRTALEQATAVVLQLRESETLLAHNPALGESVAVRNPYTDPLHVLQAELMKRTRAQGESVDPDLERALMVTMAGIAAGMRNTG; this is translated from the coding sequence ATGACCGATATTGATGCCCGTTTGCGAGAAGACGTCCACAACCTCGGTACCTTGCTGGGGCAGACCATTCAGGCCCATCTGGGAGATGACTTTCTACAACGCATCGAACGCATACGCCTGGGTGCCAAACAGGGTCGCAAGGCCGATCAGGCGGCCAATGAGGCGCTGCTCGATGCCCTGCAGGACCTGCCAGACAGCCAGTTGCTGCCGGTGTGCCGGGCCTTCAATCAGTTTCTCAATCTGGCCAATATCGCTGAACAGCACCACCGCATCCGCCGCCGCCGCGCCGACGAGCCGCAGGCCTTTGAATTGCGCTGCGTCAATGAGCTGCTGCAGCGCCTGAAGGCTGAGAACTTCAGTGCTGACGACATCGTGCAGCAGGTAAATGGGCTGGATATCGAATTGGTGCTGACCGCCCATCCGACCGAAGTGACGCGCCGTACGCTGATCCAGAAGTACGACGCCATCGCTGATGCGCTGGCGCGCGGTGATCACGATGACCTGACTGCAACCGAGCGAGAAGATGTGCGTCAGGATCTGGCCCGCCTGATCAGCGAGGCCTGGCATACCGACGAGATTCGCCGCAGCCGGCCAACCCCGGTAGATGAAGCCAAGTGGGGGTTCGCAGTCATCGAGCATTCGCTGTGGCAGGCGCTGCCGCAGTTTTTGCGTCGTCTGGACGCTGACGTCCACGGCGCGACCGGTCAGCACCTGGATCTGCGTGCCGCCCCGGTGCGCATTGCCTCCTGGATGGGTGGCGACCGTGATGGCAACCCCAACGTCACCGCCCCCGTCACCCGCGAGGTGCTGCTGCTGGGTCGCTGGATGGCGGCGGACCTCTACCTGCGTGATATCGAAGCGTTGGGCAACCAGCTATCCATGCATGCCGCCAGCGACGCGCTGCTGGCGCAGGCCGGCGCGGTGGATGAGCCTTACCGCGCGGTGTTGAAGCAGCTACGTACACGGCTGCAAGTGACCCGCGATTGGGCAGAGCAATCCCTGGCTAACGATGTTGCCATGCCCGCCCAGGTACTGCGCGAGCTGGATGATCTGCGTGGCCCGTTGGAGCTGTGCTATCAGTCGCTGCTGGCGTTTGGCCTAAAGCGCATTGCCAACGGTCCGCTGCTGGATACCCTGCGTCGGGTCAATGCCTTCGGGCTGGGGCTGGTGCGTCTGGATATCCGTCAGGATGCGGCGCGCCACGCCCAGGTGTTCAGTGAGCTGACCGAGCACCTGCAACTGGGCGACTACGCCGAGTGGGATGAAGACGCTCGCTGTCGCTTCCTGCTGGACGAGTTGCACAGCCGGCGCCCGCTGCTGCCGCCGAACTGGCAGCCATCGGCCGACGTGGCCGAAGTGTTGGCGACCTGTCGAGTGGTGGCCAGTCAGCCGCAGGAGCTGCTCGGCTCCTATGTTATCTCCATGGCCTCGCATCCCTCCGATGTGCTGGCGGTCAAGCTGCTGCTGAAGGAAACCGGTGTCAGCTGGCCGATGCGCGTGGCGCCGCTGTTTGAAACCCTGAGTGACCTGGACAATGCCGCCGATGCCATCGACCGGCTGCTGTCGCTGGAGCAGTATCGTGCACTGGTCGGTGACGAGCAGGAGGTGATGATCGGCTATTCCGATTCCGCCAAGGACGCCGGCACGCTGGCGGCAGGCTGGGCGCAGTATCGCGCACAGGAAGCGCTGGTGGGCGCCTGTCAGCGTCACGGCGTGCATCTGCGATTGTTCCACGGCCGCGGTGGTACCGTGGGCCGCGGTGGCGCGCCGGCGCACATGGCCATCCTGTCCCAGCCGCCGGGGTCGGTACGTGGTCAGCTGCGGGTCACCGAGCAGGGCGAGATGATTCGCTTCAAGTTTGGTCTGCCGGGTATCGCCATTCAAAGCCTGCTGCTTTACACCAGCGCCGTGCTGGAGGCCAGTCTGCTGCCGCCGCCGGCGCCCGAGCCGGCCTGGCGCGAACTGATGCAGCAATTGGCTGATCGTTCGGTTGAGGTATATCGAGCGGTGGTGCGTGGTGAGCCGCAGTTTGTCGAGTACTTCCGTCAGGCGACGCCTGAACAGGAGCTGGGTCGTCTACCGCTGGGCAGCCGGCCGGCCAAACGTCGCAGTCAGGGCGGGATCGAGAGTTTGCGGGCCATTCCCTGGATCTTTGCCTGGACCCAGACCCGGCTGATGTTGCCGGCCTGGCTGGGTGCCGGGCAGGCGCTGCGTGAGGCGCTGGATGCCGGTAAGCAGGCTCAGCTCAGGCAGATGATGGATGCGTGGCCGTTCTTTCTGGCGCGGGTTGAGATGCTGGAGATGGTGCTGTCCAAGGCGGATGTGGATATCGCACGCTTTTATGAGCAGCGTTTGGCCAGTGCGGATTTGTGGCCGCTTGGCGAGCGTCTGCGCACCGCACTGGAACAGGCCACCGCCGTGGTGCTGCAGCTGCGCGAAAGTGAGACCCTGCTGGCCCACAATCCGGCACTGGGTGAGTCGGTAGCGGTGCGCAACCCCTACACGGACCCGCTGCATGTGCTGCAGGCCGAATTGATGAAGCGTACCCGGGCGCAGGGCGAGAGCGTTGACCCCGATCTGGAAAGGGCGCTGATGGTGACGATGGCCGGTATCGCGGCGGGCATGCGCAACACCGGCTGA
- the adk gene encoding adenylate kinase, with product MRVILLGAPGAGKGTQAQFICERFGIPQISTGDMLRAAVKAGTELGKQVKEVMDTGGLVSDDLIIGLIKERITQDDCAKGFLFDGFPRTIPQAEALVEAGIDIDRVLEIAVADEEIVARLSGRRVHPGSGRVYHVDHNPPQVAGKDDVTGDDLIQRDDDKEETVRKRLQVYHTQTKPLVEFYQGLSAAKGTPKCAKVEGVGSVEQITAKVINALD from the coding sequence ATGCGAGTTATCCTGTTGGGCGCCCCAGGGGCGGGCAAGGGTACACAGGCCCAGTTCATCTGCGAGCGCTTCGGCATTCCGCAAATCTCCACCGGCGACATGCTGCGTGCAGCGGTCAAGGCCGGTACCGAGCTTGGCAAGCAAGTCAAGGAAGTCATGGATACTGGCGGCCTGGTCTCCGACGATCTGATCATTGGTCTGATCAAGGAGCGCATTACCCAGGACGATTGCGCCAAGGGTTTTCTGTTCGACGGTTTCCCGCGCACCATTCCGCAGGCTGAGGCGCTGGTAGAAGCCGGCATCGACATTGATCGCGTGCTGGAAATCGCCGTGGCCGATGAAGAAATTGTTGCCCGTCTGTCCGGCCGCCGCGTGCATCCGGGTTCCGGCCGCGTGTATCACGTTGACCACAACCCGCCGCAGGTGGCTGGCAAGGACGACGTCACCGGTGATGACCTGATTCAGCGTGATGACGACAAGGAAGAGACTGTACGCAAGCGTCTGCAGGTCTACCACACCCAGACCAAGCCGCTGGTCGAGTTCTACCAGGGCCTGTCTGCAGCCAAGGGCACCCCCAAGTGCGCCAAGGTTGAAGGTGTCGGCAGCGTAGAACAGATCACCGCCAAGGTCATCAACGCGCTGGACTGA
- the tsaB gene encoding tRNA (adenosine(37)-N6)-threonylcarbamoyltransferase complex dimerization subunit type 1 TsaB, translated as MTTLLALDTATECCSAALLHEGSVTARSEVIPRQHAQRLLPMIEELLSERELRLQDVDALVFGRGPGAFTGVRIATGMVQGLAFAADKPVIAISNLAALAQRAWREHGTDTVAAAIDARMDEVYWGLYGLQDGVMQPLDEERVCAPEAVSLPVGVSSVAGAGTGWQYADRLAVSVTQSWPQMLPDASDLITLALPRWLAGEVVDAADAQPVYLRDKVATPKGQA; from the coding sequence ATGACCACACTGCTTGCTCTGGATACCGCCACCGAGTGCTGTTCTGCTGCGTTGCTGCACGAGGGCAGCGTCACTGCGCGCAGCGAAGTGATTCCGCGTCAGCACGCCCAGCGCCTGCTGCCGATGATCGAGGAGCTGCTCAGCGAACGTGAGCTGCGCCTGCAGGATGTCGACGCCCTGGTATTTGGTCGCGGCCCCGGCGCTTTTACCGGCGTGCGCATCGCTACCGGCATGGTGCAGGGCCTGGCCTTTGCCGCCGACAAACCGGTGATTGCGATATCCAACCTGGCCGCGCTGGCTCAGCGTGCCTGGCGCGAGCACGGTACAGACACCGTTGCCGCCGCCATTGATGCGCGCATGGATGAGGTCTACTGGGGGCTGTATGGCCTGCAAGATGGCGTCATGCAGCCGTTGGATGAGGAGCGGGTATGCGCACCTGAGGCCGTTAGTCTGCCGGTGGGCGTCAGCAGCGTGGCCGGTGCTGGCACCGGTTGGCAGTACGCTGATCGTCTGGCGGTCAGCGTCACGCAGAGCTGGCCGCAGATGCTGCCCGATGCTAGCGATCTGATCACCCTGGCCTTGCCCCGCTGGCTGGCCGGAGAGGTGGTCGACGCGGCGGATGCCCAGCCTGTCTACCTGCGTGACAAGGTTGCCACGCCCAAGGGCCAGGCGTAA
- a CDS encoding DUF72 domain-containing protein, giving the protein MTALPLRFITGCPLWSEPAWAGQLYTRGTDADARLAQYSRVFGAVEGNTTFYSLPSAARVARWAELLSEDFHFCAKLPREVSHGGRLDAEHPALNAFFSRMAPLGQRLGPVWLQLPERFAPDALGVLADFLAGLPTDYQYAVEVRHPGFFRKDDAERQLNRLLHGRGVERISFDSRALFASTATDASTLEAKQRKPRLPVHAIALTQRPSVRFIGGMDREANWQALAPWLDKCAQWLQAGYQPMLFMHTPDNQMAPQLARDFYRALRERVPALAPMPVWPGEHEAAQTPQQAGLF; this is encoded by the coding sequence GTGACTGCGTTACCCCTGCGTTTTATCACCGGTTGCCCACTGTGGTCCGAACCCGCTTGGGCCGGCCAGTTGTACACCCGCGGCACTGACGCGGATGCGCGGCTGGCGCAGTACAGCCGGGTGTTTGGCGCGGTTGAGGGCAATACCACCTTCTACTCCCTGCCCAGCGCCGCGCGAGTCGCCCGTTGGGCTGAACTGCTGAGTGAGGATTTCCACTTCTGCGCCAAACTGCCCCGTGAGGTCAGCCATGGCGGGCGACTGGACGCCGAGCATCCTGCCCTGAACGCCTTCTTCAGTCGCATGGCGCCGCTGGGGCAGCGCCTGGGGCCTGTCTGGCTGCAACTGCCCGAGCGCTTTGCACCGGACGCCCTTGGTGTGCTGGCTGATTTTCTGGCTGGTTTGCCTACGGACTACCAGTACGCGGTTGAAGTGCGCCATCCTGGGTTTTTCCGCAAGGACGACGCTGAACGGCAGCTGAACCGTTTGCTGCATGGCCGTGGTGTCGAGCGCATCAGCTTTGATAGTCGTGCGCTGTTCGCCAGCACCGCCACCGATGCCTCCACGCTCGAAGCCAAGCAGCGCAAGCCGCGCTTGCCGGTGCATGCCATTGCCCTGACTCAGCGGCCCAGCGTGCGCTTTATCGGCGGTATGGATCGGGAGGCCAATTGGCAGGCGCTGGCCCCCTGGTTAGACAAGTGCGCGCAGTGGTTGCAGGCTGGCTACCAGCCGATGCTGTTTATGCACACCCCGGATAACCAGATGGCGCCGCAGCTGGCCCGAGACTTCTACCGTGCCTTGCGTGAACGGGTGCCCGCGCTGGCGCCCATGCCGGTCTGGCCCGGTGAGCATGAGGCCGCTCAGACGCCGCAGCAGGCGGGTCTGTTTTGA
- a CDS encoding class I SAM-dependent methyltransferase: MSEHAPLSLAVSWSAPARQSAAEVLAERLQLPLQADLPDAAALLLELDADGLSLRSTEAGAPGAVRVDFVGGALAHRRQFGGGAGQMVARAVGIRGSVRPSVLDATAGLGRDAFVVAALGCEVTLLERQPVIAALLEDGLQRARAAGGEVAEIAERMQLLQCDAIAAMGDWQLPTPQVIHLDPMFPHRDKSALVKKEMRLFRPLAGDDDDAPELLAAALQLASHRVAVKRPRKAPAIAGQRPSAELTGQSSRYDIYGKKKLD; this comes from the coding sequence ATGAGCGAACACGCCCCGTTATCGTTGGCTGTCAGTTGGTCCGCGCCAGCCCGGCAGAGTGCAGCCGAAGTGCTGGCTGAGCGCCTGCAACTGCCGTTGCAGGCTGATCTGCCGGACGCTGCCGCGCTGTTGCTTGAGCTGGACGCAGATGGGCTTAGCCTGCGTAGTACCGAGGCGGGAGCGCCGGGTGCGGTGCGTGTGGATTTTGTCGGCGGCGCGCTGGCCCATCGCCGTCAGTTCGGTGGCGGAGCAGGGCAGATGGTCGCCCGTGCAGTCGGCATTCGCGGCAGCGTCAGACCCAGTGTGCTGGATGCCACCGCTGGTCTGGGGCGCGACGCCTTCGTGGTTGCTGCGTTGGGCTGCGAGGTGACCTTGCTTGAGCGCCAGCCGGTGATTGCGGCGCTGCTGGAAGATGGCCTGCAGCGCGCCCGGGCTGCCGGTGGTGAGGTGGCGGAGATCGCCGAGCGGATGCAGCTGCTGCAGTGTGACGCGATTGCCGCCATGGGTGACTGGCAGCTGCCAACGCCCCAGGTCATCCACCTGGACCCGATGTTCCCGCATCGGGACAAGTCCGCGCTGGTGAAAAAGGAGATGCGCCTGTTCCGGCCGCTGGCCGGTGACGATGATGATGCCCCTGAGCTGCTGGCCGCGGCGCTGCAGCTGGCCAGCCACCGGGTGGCGGTGAAACGCCCGCGCAAGGCGCCGGCAATTGCCGGTCAGCGGCCCAGCGCGGAATTGACGGGGCAGTCCAGCCGCTACGATATCTACGGCAAGAAGAAGCTGGACTGA